One part of the Dermacentor silvarum isolate Dsil-2018 chromosome 6, BIME_Dsil_1.4, whole genome shotgun sequence genome encodes these proteins:
- the LOC119456484 gene encoding cytochrome P450 4V2-like: MTSSAAVSWSFFAPSRFDAALLSSLPWFSVLLSCALLAMHCRRWFYTWSTLRPIPGPGTDWLPPLFLLSVYWQYRRHLYNSATSVVFRVVRKVSKMYEGRTFKVYIGTSPTVVLHTPEAAEVLLSAKENTGKPNSYAFLKSWLGPKNLLTSKGDPWKAKAKLFKNAFNTEHLESCMAVFNDSGKILEKRIESMTSESPDKPIVCYRNIQNCVLDIIGRALFGIHLGLQNGNRKEYARWFNYLTFLLTVRYFRPWLWIQALYDITKEGKFWKETVGNIGKLHLSVIERRKSAILKKLADETYNDELDDELSFPAAVDAAIKKHISGPSSYTLDELEKDTTSVTFAAADSTSAAMSWTLYLLGLNPDKQAKLQKELDDAFGRGVEPEITTSDLKQLPYLECCIKESLRLCPPFPLIGRELDEELVIDGYTVPAGTTCMINIHSLHRNKEQFADPESYIPERFLPENCKDMHPFSFIPFSSGVRVCLGQKFVMVEAKVLLAKLLSKYTVESTLPLEEVKPAYEVVLKARGGLRVWFKKRSDSL, translated from the exons ATGACATCGTCAGCCGCTGTCAGCTGGAGTTTCTTCGCACCTTCGCGCTTCGACGCCGCGCTCCTGTCGTCGCTGCCATGGTTCAGCGTGCTGCTGTCGTGTGCCCTGCTCGCTATGCACTGCCGCCGGTGGTTCTACACGTGGAGCACTCTGCGCCCCATTCCTGGGCCCGGCACCGACTGGCTGCCGCCCCTGTTCTTGCTCTCCGTGTACTGGCAGTACAGGAGGCACCTCTACAACAGTGCCACCTCGG TGGTTTTCAGAGTTGTAAGAAAAGTATCCAAAATGTACGAAGGCAGGACTTTCAAGGTGTACATAGGAACGAGCCCCACAGTTGTTCTACATACGCCTGAAGCAGCAGAG GTATTACTTTCTGCAAAAGAAAACACAGGAAAACCAAACTCGTACGCATTCCTGAAGTCATGGTTGGGCCCAAAGAATCTGCTGACAAG CAAGGGAGACCCGTGGAAAGCAAAGGCGAAACTCTTCAAGAACGCGTTCAACACGGAACATCTGGAAAGCTGCATGGCTGTGTTCAATGACAGCGGAAAAATTCTTGAGAAGCGCATCGAATCCATGACATCAGAGTCACCAGACAAACCAATCGTCTGCTACAGAAACATTCAGAACTGCGTTCTTGACATCATAGGCC GTGCTTTGTTTGGAATTCACCTAGGCTTGCAGAACGGAAATAGGAAAGAGTACGCCCGCTGGTTCAACTA CCTGACGTTCCTGTTGACGGTGCGATACTTCCGACCCTGGCTGTGGATACAAGCCCTCTACGACATCACGAAGGAAGGGAAATTTTGGAAGGAGACCGTGGGTAATATCGGCAAGCTGCACCTTTCT GTGATAGAGCGAAGGAAATCTGCGATATTAAAAAAGCTGGCAGACGAGACCTACAACGACGAACTTGACGACGAGTTGTCTTTCCCGGCAGCCGTGGACGCCGCAATAAAGAAACATATCTCTGGACCATCGTCGTACACCTTGGACGAACTCGAGAAGGACACGACGTCGGTAACTTTTGCT GCTGCCGATTCCACGTCAGCGGCGATGAGCTGGACGTTGTACCTTCTTGGCTTGAACCCGGACAAGCAGGCCAAACTGCAAAAGGAGCTGGATGATGCCTTCGGACGGGGCGTTGAGCCCGAGATTACCACAAGCGACCTCAAGCAGCTCCCTTACCTCGAGTGCTGCATCAAG GAGTCACTTCGTCTCTGTCCACCGTTTCCTTTGATCGGCCGGGAACTGGACGAGGAACTCGTTATTG ATGGTTATACCGTGCCGGCTGGAACGACATGCATGATCAACATTCACAGCCTGCACAGGAATAAGGAGCAATTCGCGGACCCCGAGAGCTACATTCCTGAGCGCTTCCTGCCGGAGAACTGCAAGGACATGCACCCGTTCAGCTTCATTCCTTTCTCGAGCGGCGTCAGAGTTTGCCTGG GGCAGAAATTTGTGATGGTGGAAGCGAAGGTCTTGTTGGCGAAGCTTCTCTCCAAGTACACGGTGGAGTCGACGCTGCCGCTCGAAGAAGTGAAACCAGCCTACGAAGTCGTCCTCAAAGCGAGGGGAGGTCTGCGCGTCTGGTTCAAAAAGCGCAGCGACTCTCTCTGA